Below is a genomic region from Nostoc sp. PCC 7120 = FACHB-418.
AGGAGCAATGGCGGCAGAAACTTTGGGCATCCGGTAAAGCAACCGCCCTAATTTGTGAGGAAGTAACCACCTACGGCGACTGCATTAAAGATGCAGAATTATTGGAAAAATTCGGCAAGCTGGCACTTACTAAAAGTCGTAAACAAGAGATGCCTTTAACTGTGGTTGCTCACAACAATACCCAGACTTGTTTATTCGGAATAAAAGGCTTACATAATCTCGTTTCTAAGATGCTTCAGGTTGAATGTTTGGCTGAAGTAGATCCAGTTACACTACAGCCAAAATCTACAGGTAGAGCTAAGGTAAAACTCGATAGTTCTAACGAATGGCTTGATGTTATTCTGCCGAGTTTGACAGCCAAAATATCTGATTTTAGTGACACAGTAACACCAGCATCTAATCCAATTCCACCCATAGATAAAGCCACATTAGAACGCATTTATGAACTGGAATTTAATATCTGTGGCAAGGCTGGTGATACCCCCAATGAAAAAAATAAGCTATCACCAATGGCTCAAAAATTGTATGAATATCTCACCAGAACTGAACGAATAGAGGCTGATGTAAGAGACTTCAAGGGCAACTTTAAAGTAAACGGTGAGAGATTCACTGTAGAGCAAATCAAAGGTTGGATGTATGAAATTGTTGGAGCATCTTTAGCAGACTGGATAGGCGAGGGTGTTATCAAGCTTAATCAAATTTGACTGCGATTGGTGTCTAGTGTCTAGCCCCAAAAACGCGCTTTTTTCGCGGACACAGGACACCAGACACCACAGACACTAAACCCTAAAACCTTTATACAGCATAGACACCAGCAGACACTAGACCAGACACCACCCAGACACCAAGTGTCTAATACGTGTCCGCTAGACACCAATAATAAATCCCCCAATAAATAGCCATTTATTATTAAAGGATTATCAACATCATGCTGAGAATAGTAATTGTTGAACCAGAAACATTCACGCTCTTAGGCTTCAAAGCGGCTATTGAACAATCTCCTGATATAGAAGTTACAGGGTCAGCCACCAGTGGAAAGATAGGTTTTCAGTTAATTGAACAAGTAAATCCAGATGTTGTGTTAGTTGATTTACTATTACCGGACATGAGCGGTTTAGAACTCACTCGTTCAATTAAAAGAAATACTAATAGTAAAGTGGTGATTTTTACTAATGAGACTCATTCAGACTTTATTAACTCGGCTTTCCGTCATGGTGCTGATTCTTATATGCTCAAGAGTGCTGATGTAGAATTGATTGAACTAGCCATCAAGAGAGCTTACTTTGATGAATGTCTACTTGACCCAAAGCTGGCTAAAAAACTGTTAGAAAGCCTTTATCAAAATAGATATATTGACCCCACCTTCGTTGATAAAAACTTGATAGATCCGCCTACCGAGCGCCAAATACAAGTCCTGCGTTTACTGGCTCAGGGTTTAGTTTTTCAAGATATTGCCAAAGAAATGTTTCTGTCTGTTAGTACGGTCAAACAATATGCCAGTGATTTGTACAGTAAATGGCACGTCAAGAACCGTTATGAGGCGATAAAAAGAGGGGCGATGCTTGGTTATATCGACTATAACTTGATTGTGAATGAATGATGTATTGGTGAGGAGAGTGGAATGATTAAGTCTGGGATTGAAGCATAAAAACTGGCTGTAACAAAAGAGAATCGCTTTAAAACGTTGTAATTACGCAATTTTTCGTGGTATATCTGTATCCAAAAAGAAATTTGTATACAGCACCCAGCCATGCCCCAGGACTTCTCCGGCCAAAATCTTCGTGGGCGCAACTTCAAAGGACAAGACCTTGCGGGTGCAAACTTTAGCTATGCCGACATTCGAGGGGCAAACTTTAGCGGTGCTAACTTGATAGGGGCAAACTTTACTCTTGCCAAAGCCGGACTGCGACGACGTTGGGTGATTGGTTTAGTTATTGTCTCGTTCTTATTGTCGAGACTGTCAGGATATCTCTGTGCTTTTAATGGTTATTTAGTGTCGCTGATATTTAGTTTGTCCACTGATAACCTGATTATCGGCTGGGTTGCTTTAATTATATTGATTCCTTTCTACTTCATAACCATTCGTCAAGGATTCACAGCTGGTTTTGGATATCTCGCCGTCGCTTTCGCCGTCGCCGTCGCCGTCGCTTTCGCCGGAGCCGGAGGCGTCGCTTTCGCCGTCGCTTTCGCTTTCGCTGGAGCCGGAGGCGTCGCTTTCGCCGTCGCCGGAGCCGGAGCCGTTGCCGTCGCCGTCGCCTTCGCCGTCGCTTTCGCCGTCGCCGGAGCCTTCGCCGGAGCCGTTGCCGTCGCCGTCGCCTTCGCTTTCGCCGTCGCCGGAGCCCTCACCTTCGCTGGAGCCTTTGCCTTCGCCAGAGCCTTCGCCGTCGCTGTCGCCGTCACCGAAATGTTACTGAGCATTTACATTGCTTGGCAAGCCATGAAAGGAAACGAAAAATATTCTCTAGTTCGCAACATTGCGATTGCCTTTGCTGCAACAGGAGGTACAAGTTTTCGTGGCGCTGACTTAACCAGTGCTGATTTCACCCAAGCCACACTCAAAAGTACAGATTTGAGAAACACAATCCTTACTAATACCCATTGGCATCAAGCCAAAATGCTTGACCGTGTTCGCCCTGGCTCGACTTATCTTCAAAATCCACAAATACGTCAACTGCTGGTTACAGGACAGGGACAGGACAAAAACTTTGACGGTCAAATTCTGCGAGGTATCAATTTACAAAAAGCTAACCTAGCAGATGCCAGCTTTATTGGTGCTGACCTCAGTGAAGCCAATTTGCAAGATGCCGATTTGTCAAGGGCAAAGCTAAAGCAAACCCAACTAGACGGCACAGATTTAACAGGTGCAACACTCACCGGAGCTTTCATTGAAGATTGGGGGATTACAAATACAACTAAATTGCATGGGGTGAGGTGTGAATATGTCTTCATGCGCTTACCCACTGCATATAACCCCGACCCCCTCCGCAAACCTGATAATAATAAAGAAGTGTTTGCAGACGGTGATTTTGGCGAATTTATTAAACCAATTTTTGATACACTCGACCTCTACCATAACCAAAATGTTGACCCCAGAGCGATCGCAATTTCGTTTAAGCAGTTAGCAGAAAATCACCCGGCAGCCGAACTAGAAATTGTGGCAATGGAGAAACGGGGACAGGATAAGTTTTTACTTCGCGCTAAAACCGCAGCTAGGGCTGACAAGTCTCAACTGAGTGCAGAATATTTTGATAGTTATAATCAGCTTAAAGGTTTACCAGAGAGAGAAATTAAATTATTGCTGGCAGAGAAAGAAAATCAAATCCGCAGATTAGAAAATATGGTAATGACGGCACTTGAGCGTCCTAGTTTTTATTCAAACACCCAAATAGAAAAGGTAAATACAATGACTAATAATCCTGGTGGAATTTCTCAAAATGTAAGTGGCGGTAGTGTGTATGGTGGGATGCAAGCAGCACAGGGTAATAATAACGTGCAAACTTCAACCACTTATTCTTCACCAGAACAAAAACAAAATCTTGCAGAAGCCGCAGCAGAAATTCAGCAATTACTAGAGCAATTAAGCCAGTCTTATCCTACCAATACCAACTCTGAAAAAATGGTATTTGCAATAGAAGCCAAGAAACACGTCGAAAATAACCCAACTTTAATGAAGAAAATAATTAGTGCTTTAGAGGCAGGTAGTACGG
It encodes:
- a CDS encoding response regulator — protein: MLRIVIVEPETFTLLGFKAAIEQSPDIEVTGSATSGKIGFQLIEQVNPDVVLVDLLLPDMSGLELTRSIKRNTNSKVVIFTNETHSDFINSAFRHGADSYMLKSADVELIELAIKRAYFDECLLDPKLAKKLLESLYQNRYIDPTFVDKNLIDPPTERQIQVLRLLAQGLVFQDIAKEMFLSVSTVKQYASDLYSKWHVKNRYEAIKRGAMLGYIDYNLIVNE
- a CDS encoding pentapeptide repeat-containing protein encodes the protein MPQDFSGQNLRGRNFKGQDLAGANFSYADIRGANFSGANLIGANFTLAKAGLRRRWVIGLVIVSFLLSRLSGYLCAFNGYLVSLIFSLSTDNLIIGWVALIILIPFYFITIRQGFTAGFGYLAVAFAVAVAVAFAGAGGVAFAVAFAFAGAGGVAFAVAGAGAVAVAVAFAVAFAVAGAFAGAVAVAVAFAFAVAGALTFAGAFAFARAFAVAVAVTEMLLSIYIAWQAMKGNEKYSLVRNIAIAFAATGGTSFRGADLTSADFTQATLKSTDLRNTILTNTHWHQAKMLDRVRPGSTYLQNPQIRQLLVTGQGQDKNFDGQILRGINLQKANLADASFIGADLSEANLQDADLSRAKLKQTQLDGTDLTGATLTGAFIEDWGITNTTKLHGVRCEYVFMRLPTAYNPDPLRKPDNNKEVFADGDFGEFIKPIFDTLDLYHNQNVDPRAIAISFKQLAENHPAAELEIVAMEKRGQDKFLLRAKTAARADKSQLSAEYFDSYNQLKGLPEREIKLLLAEKENQIRRLENMVMTALERPSFYSNTQIEKVNTMTNNPGGISQNVSGGSVYGGMQAAQGNNNVQTSTTYSSPEQKQNLAEAAAEIQQLLEQLSQSYPTNTNSEKMVFAIEAKKHVENNPTLMKKIISALEAGSTAALEQLLSHPAASFVIGAFEDFKNNSK